Proteins encoded in a region of the Panicum hallii strain FIL2 chromosome 3, PHallii_v3.1, whole genome shotgun sequence genome:
- the LOC112888048 gene encoding alpha-amylase/trypsin inhibitor-like encodes MASRNHLHLWAAVLLAVLAAAAEAARSPSCCVPGQAIPLRPLPGCRWYVASRTCGVVPRLPPEVMKAMCCRQLEAVPAECRCKALRLMVEDTSRSAGLRGQVCWHAQAEFAPAVVTEAECGLTTIHGRPFCDALSAES; translated from the coding sequence ATGGCATCCAGAAACCATCTCCATCTCTGGGCCGCCGTGCTCCtcgccgtcctcgccgccgccgccgaagccgCCAGGTCCCCGAGTTGCTGCGTGCCGGGGCAGGCCATCCCCCTCCGCCCGCTCCCGGGCTGCCGCTGGTACGTGGCCAGCCGGACCTGCGGCGTGGTGCCGCGGCTGCCGCCGGAGGTGATGAAGGCGATGTGCTGCCGGCAGCTGGAGGCCGTCCCGGCGGAGTGCCGGTGCAAGGCGCTGCGGCTGATGGTGGAGGACACGTCCCGGTCGGCGGGCCTCAGGGGCCAGGTGTGCTGGCACGCGCAGGCCGAGTTCGCCCCCGCCGTCGTCACGGAGGCGGAGTGCGGCCTGACCACCATCCATGGCCGCCCCTTCTGCGACGCGCTCAGCGCCGAGTCCTGA